The window CGGATTTCATACTTCTCATTTCTTTGTTCCTCCTTCATTTTTGATGAAAACTCTAGATTATTGACAGTCTTGAACCCACAAATTCTTTCACTCTTTTTTGATATAGGGTTCGCCAAAAATTCTAAGCACCTAATCGATTTTTGTGTAATCGAGTTTAAGGTGTCGAAATTTTATGTTTGCGGGTTAGATTCGGGTTAAGTATAATTGAGTGTACAATTGGACAATCATTTTTAATTGAAAGCGATTCTAAATATTAGGCAAAATTGTTGGGAAAAAATAGTTTAGGAGGACAATTGATGAGCCCAAAAGTTTGGTGTAAATCCTGTTGGTTCGTATATGTGATCAATTGCTGTCAACCCTTCAAACTTAGAAAGGAAAATACAGAATACGTTGAAAGGTTTGGGCTATTTTGTAATTTAACTTGTACTTATGTTTCAAATGATTTTGCCGAATAGTTTGGCTTGGAAGAATCTCTCTTGGCTAAACCATCTCTCTTCCGCCGCAGCCATGGCTGCTCTCCGATGCGCCGTCTTCACATCTCCCTCGACTATTCTTCCGTCGTACTCCTCCACCGGAAAAAGAGTCTGCTTTAAAGTCATCCGCTGTTCTTCTCCGGTCTCAATTCCACTCTCGTCGTCAAAAAGGAAAAACTACCTGCGACGCAAAATCCTCAGAACCCTAGGTCCTCCCAAGCCCCAGGAGATCGAAACGCCGCGAATAGTTCCTCCAAGAGAGGACGTGTTCAccaagaaggaggaggaggaggatgtaGAGGAGCTTAGCTcggttgttgcgtcgagcgaggTGAATGGTGTGTTAAGTAAGCTCTCTCCGAAGCTAGTAGTCAAGTACGGGTTGTGTCTGGTCGGAATGTTCGTTTTTCAGACAGTTTGTGCTGTTTTGTTTCTGGGAAACGAGAAAACGCAGGAAAGTTCAAGTCTTTCGTTGGATCTAAAGGGGCGAAATGAGGGGAGAGATGACGATGTGGTGGTTTCGCTAGAGGATGTTGAGATGAATGAGAAGATTGCGGAGATTAGAATGATGGCACGGGAAGCACGTAGAAGCGAGGAGAAGAGTGATGGTGATAGAGAAGAGGATGGAGCGTTGAATCCTGGTGGAGGGGTTGAGATTGAGAGGGAGATAGAAGCGAGGCTGTCTAACATTGAGAGACGGTTGAATTCGCAGAGGAAAGGGTTGGCGGGGTTACGCGTGGAGCCGTTGGATGAGTCTAGAGATGATGAGAAGAAGAGTTTGATGtttgagaagaagtacaagtTTAAAGGCGAGAAGCCTCCTAAGGGTAACGTCAAAGGCTTCGGGGGAAGTAATGAGCAAAATGGCAATGTTAGTGACGCACGAGATGGTTTGAAGAATGCTGGAGATGAGTCAAAAGTGGCAGGGCCTTCGGATTCTAAGATGATTTCTGGTAGGTTGTTAGAATAAGGTGCTTTGTACCTGCCACATCTTGTGTTAAGTACATTGATGAATTGTGTTAATTGTCAAGAAACATATGGTGATGTTAGGATGTCATGTACAGAATAGATCTTGGATTTGATCTTGCAATCCTCAGCTTATCTTAATATTTTTAGGTGCTGCTCAGGGGTCTGAGCAAAGGCTACCATCAAACGAAGTTATGAAGGCAAGCAATTCCGAAAGTCGAAAACCAAATACGGAAGCTGGTTCTGGATTTGGTAGGAGTGGCCAACAGGGAGAAGTCAGGAAAGGAGGAAACCCGATGAGAAGAGTTAAGGAGAAACAGAATAAAACGTGGTGGCTTAAGCTTCCCTATGTGCTGGTAGGTTTGTATATCAGGGCCAAGAAGTATATGATAATATCATGACTCATGAGCCAGGACTTACTGTTACTCTTTCTCTTCAGAGAATTCTTATGCGGAGTAGTATTGACCAAGAAGTATCTGAGGGGTACTTTACTATGAGGACCGAACCTATGGAACAAAACAAGGACCAGGTTTCACACATGATTGCATTTGAAGATCAAACTGATGCAACAAACTTCTCTTATCTGCTGGAGTCAGTTTTTGAAGACTTGGAGGATTTCAGCGCCAATGTAGTTCCCATATCAACCAAGGTAAAAAAGGAAGCTCATTCTCTGACCAACAAACAATCTTCTCTCTTAAAGAAGTCCATCTCTGTGAAGCTAATTTAATTTCAGAGCAAGTGGACTAAACTTTTTTAATTTCATTGTAGGATCTTTATAACGAAGTAAGTTCTGGTGGCAAGAATGTGATTGTTGTGAAGAAGAGGCAGCTAAAGCTGTATGCTGGACAACCATTTGAAGATGTTGAAACAGCCCTCCATACTCTGATCCAAGAACAATGATAGAAAGACATGTTACTTTAGAATGTGGAAAACTAGAGATGAATAATCTATGTAGATGAACAGAGGAGGCAGTAACAACAAGCAGAAGCAGCCAAGTCACAGCGACGACTCTTTCTTCATGGAGCTTGATGAATTAATGAGCCTATATAGAATGTACCATTGTCtaatatatctatacgtttgtCATTCTTTTCCTCTCCCTTGTGATATTACGTGTCAAGAGAAAATAATCATTTGATGAGGCACTGTTGTTGGCGTACAAAGAAGAAAGTATTGGTTGATAACACATATGAGCTAAACCCAGATGCATATTCATCGATCAATGCGAAACATCTTTGTGCATATGCTTCCTGAAGCAAACTGGTAAACCCTGGATGAGACTGACTTGTTTAGTAAGTTTTACAGAATGTAAAAATTTGAGAAGTAACAATAACGACTT of the Brassica rapa cultivar Chiifu-401-42 chromosome A03, CAAS_Brap_v3.01, whole genome shotgun sequence genome contains:
- the LOC103860803 gene encoding uncharacterized protein LOC103860803; this encodes MFQMILPNSLAWKNLSWLNHLSSAAAMAALRCAVFTSPSTILPSYSSTGKRVCFKVIRCSSPVSIPLSSSKRKNYLRRKILRTLGPPKPQEIETPRIVPPREDVFTKKEEEEDVEELSSVVASSEVNGVLSKLSPKLVVKYGLCLVGMFVFQTVCAVLFLGNEKTQESSSLSLDLKGRNEGRDDDVVVSLEDVEMNEKIAEIRMMAREARRSEEKSDGDREEDGALNPGGGVEIEREIEARLSNIERRLNSQRKGLAGLRVEPLDESRDDEKKSLMFEKKYKFKGEKPPKGNVKGFGGSNEQNGNVSDARDGLKNAGDESKVAGPSDSKMISGAAQGSEQRLPSNEVMKASNSESRKPNTEAGSGFGRSGQQGEVRKGGNPMRRVKEKQNKTWWLKLPYVLRILMRSSIDQEVSEGYFTMRTEPMEQNKDQVSHMIAFEDQTDATNFSYLLESVFEDLEDFSANVVPISTKDLYNEVSSGGKNVIVVKKRQLKLYAGQPFEDVETALHTLIQEQ